A genomic segment from Spinacia oleracea cultivar Varoflay chromosome 3, BTI_SOV_V1, whole genome shotgun sequence encodes:
- the LOC130469193 gene encoding beta-1,3-galactosyltransferase 7-like isoform X1 encodes MLNMLVLELSFTPPPSMITFLLSATSNSILDRAIDSEEAQHHDFLRLEHIEGYHELSAKTKIYFSTAVGKWDADFYVKVDDDVHLNLGVFTSTLAHYRSKPRVYIGCMKSGPVLADKNVKYHEPEFWKFGEDGNKYFRHATGQIYAISKDLATYISINQWNRFASG; translated from the exons ATGCTGAACATGTTGGTGTTGGAGCTCTCGTTTACTCCGCCGCCATCCATGATTACCTTCCTGCTGag TGCTACATCTAACAGCATATTAGATCGAGCGATTGATTCCGAGGAAGCTCAGCATCATGACTTTCTCAGGCTG GAGCATATTGAAGGATATCATGAATTGTCTGCAAAAACCAAGATATACTTCTCCACAGCTGTTGGAAAATGGGATGCTGATTTTTATGTCAAGGTGGATGACGATGTACATTTAAATTTAG GTGTTTTTACGTCAACTCTTGCTCATTATCGATCAAAACCAAGAGTGTATATCGGATGTATGAAATCTGGACCCGTTCTGGCTGATAA GAATGTTAAATACCATGAACCAGAATTCTGGAAGTTTGGGGAAGATGGAAACAAGTACTTCCGCCATGCAACTGGGCAGATCTATGCCATCTCCAAAGATTTGGCAACATATATTTCTATAAATCA ATGGAACCGCTTTGCTAGTGGATGA
- the LOC130469193 gene encoding beta-1,3-galactosyltransferase 7-like isoform X2, which produces MLNMLVLELSFTPPPSMITFLLSATSNSILDRAIDSEEAQHHDFLRLEHIEGYHELSAKTKIYFSTAVGKWDADFYVKVDDDVHLNLGVFTSTLAHYRSKPRVYIGCMKSGPVLADKNVKYHEPEFWKFGEDGNKYFRHATGQIYAISKDLATYISINQVSSHLC; this is translated from the exons ATGCTGAACATGTTGGTGTTGGAGCTCTCGTTTACTCCGCCGCCATCCATGATTACCTTCCTGCTGag TGCTACATCTAACAGCATATTAGATCGAGCGATTGATTCCGAGGAAGCTCAGCATCATGACTTTCTCAGGCTG GAGCATATTGAAGGATATCATGAATTGTCTGCAAAAACCAAGATATACTTCTCCACAGCTGTTGGAAAATGGGATGCTGATTTTTATGTCAAGGTGGATGACGATGTACATTTAAATTTAG GTGTTTTTACGTCAACTCTTGCTCATTATCGATCAAAACCAAGAGTGTATATCGGATGTATGAAATCTGGACCCGTTCTGGCTGATAA GAATGTTAAATACCATGAACCAGAATTCTGGAAGTTTGGGGAAGATGGAAACAAGTACTTCCGCCATGCAACTGGGCAGATCTATGCCATCTCCAAAGATTTGGCAACATATATTTCTATAAATCA GGTCTCATCTCATTTGTGTTAA
- the LOC130469894 gene encoding uncharacterized protein, with protein MGGVWKDNPTEVADAFLEYYKHLLGSKHESITPVLKKVVQLGPVCQAHHKAILNANYTTDEVRAALFSIPGAKAPGPDGFGFHFYKDSWHIVGDEVVAAVLDMLQHGKILKELNHTVLCGRLRQVLPDLILENQGGFVHGRFIVHNIMVVQDMVRQYGRKGVKPSCLMKIDLQKAYDTVDWQFLQEMLEHLDFP; from the exons ATGGGTGGTGTGTGGAAGGATAATCCTACTGAGGTTGCTGATGCCTTTCTAGAATATTACAAGCATCTTTTGGGGAGTAAACATGAGTCTATAACTCCCGTTTTGAAAAAGGTGGTGCAATTAGGTCCTGTGTGCCAAGCTCACCACAAAGCAATTCTGAATGCAAACTACACTACAGATGAAGTTAGGGCTGCTCTTTTCTCTATTCCAGGAGCAAAGGCACCTGGTCCAGATGGTTTTGGTTTTCATTTTTACAAAGACTCTTGGCACATTGTTGGAGATGAAGTTGTTGCTGCTGTTCTTGATATGCTGCAGCATGGTAAAATTTTAAAGGAGCTGAATCATACA GTCCTGTGTGGAAGGCTCAGACAGGTGTTGCCAGACCTTATTCTTGAAAACCAAGGGGGTTTTGTTCATGGTAGGTTCATTGTTCATAATATAATGGTTGTTCAGGATATGGTGAGACAGTATGGAAGGAAGGGAGTGAAACCTAGTTGTCTCATGAAAATTGATTTACAAAAAGCATATGACACTGTTGATTGGCAGTTTCTCCAGGAAATGTTAGAGCACTTGGATTTTCCATAA